A segment of the Echinicola strongylocentroti genome:
AACCGGCGCCAATGGTCACATTATCGCCAATGCTTACACCGGGCATGATACAGACATTTCCACCGATCCAGACATTATCGCCTATCGTCACTGGCTTGCTGGAGGTGCGATAGATGGGCTCGCCCTCTTTTCTTTCGGAGGGAGTTTTTATTCTTTCAGAAGCCTTTAGTGGGTGAGTGGCGGTGTAGATTTGTACGCCGGGTGCGATCAGGCCATTTTTGCCTATTTTGATGAGGTTGTCATCCAAGAATGTACAGTTCATGTTTACAAAAGTCTCGTCACCGATATGGATATTTTCACCGTAATCGCAGTAAAATGGCGCTTCTATCCAGACGTTTATTCCTTTAGCGCCCAAGAGGCTGGAGAGAATGGCCTTTCTATCATCCATTTTTTCAGAATCCAGGGCATTATAACTCTTGATCAATTTTCTGGCCCTGTGGTACTGAGTGATCAGTTCTTGATCGAGTGTGTTGTACAGCTGGCCGGCGAGCATTTTTTCTTTTTCTGTCATAGTTATTAGTAATACGATAATGTGACGTTTCGCCCCTAATGACAGTGCTGGATCTCTCGTTATGAGTAGATAGAATGCCAGTGCTTAGCGATCAGAGAAATGCTTTTTGATGATATCATTGATTTTTTCATAAGTGAGTGGTTTGCTATGGTATTCACTTATTTCCTGAAAGGTTTTGGCTTTTTCGTCATCATCAGGGTTAAGGCTGGTTGTGAGCATTACAA
Coding sequences within it:
- a CDS encoding sugar O-acetyltransferase, translating into MTEKEKMLAGQLYNTLDQELITQYHRARKLIKSYNALDSEKMDDRKAILSSLLGAKGINVWIEAPFYCDYGENIHIGDETFVNMNCTFLDDNLIKIGKNGLIAPGVQIYTATHPLKASERIKTPSERKEGEPIYRTSSKPVTIGDNVWIGGNVCIMPGVSIGDNVTIGAGSVVTKNIPSDVLAFGNPCKVIKDI